Below is a genomic region from Candidatus Pacearchaeota archaeon.
GCAACTCTCCTCAAAACTCGACGCCTGTGGTAGATATGGACCAACCTGTCTTACGCATGTAAATCACTTATTACTAAGTGCATGGACTATACCACCTCCCTGTTGATTTTTACAGGGGACCGACATATTAGCCATTCTGTATAAAAGAATGACTCTCGCTATAAAAGCTCAGTCTCTACGGGGTTAATAAATCTTTACTTACAAGGTATTTCAATACTTCCTTCGAATCCTGCGTTCTCTTCTTGGAATAATTTAATTCCTTGAACATATCAATCTTTTTACAAAGGACTATAAAATCTTTAGCGCTCTTTGTTTTAGATTTCAATTTAAGAATGCTGGAAAGCAATCTTAATTGTCTGGACTTCAATTTACTAAACGGCGATATTTGTTTTGCAAACTCGAGCAATGATTTTTCGTCTCCGATAGTATATTCGGCGACGCCATCTTTTCTAGATCTGGTATATCCTACTCCTAACATTTTTTTCATTTTCTCCAAAAAATCAATATAAGTTGCTTTTTGGTAAAATGTAATATAGGGAGAGATTTGATAACCGTATCTATAAGTATCATTTTTCTTGAGTTTGACGTAAACGCTACCGTCTCCGTCTAAAAATCCAGCAATGTAAGATTTTTGAATATCGTTTATTTTCCTCATAAGTTCAAACTTACAACTTCCCTCGGTATTATCCTACCATATGACAGGTTGAAAATCAATGATAGGACTTCACCGATATGAGTCGGTTTTGCTAACCAGATTACTCCGGTAAGCCGCCATTGTTGACGGTCTGAACCCAGCTCACGAACCACTTTAATTGGCGAACAGCCAAACCCTTGGGACCTTCTACAGCCCCAGGATGTGATGAGCCGACATCGAGGTGCCGAACAGTGCCGTTGATATGGACTCTCGGGCACTACCAGCCTGTTATCCCCGGGGTAACTTTTGTCTGATGATCTCCCACGGTCCTACGAACCATGGTCGGTTCACTAAGTTCTGGTTTCCCATCTGCGCGACATATCCGTCTTGCAGTTAAGCCGGCTTTTCCCTTTACAGGACTAATCCGATTTCCATCCGGATCTAGCCGACCTTTAAACTTCTCCGTTACTTTTTAGGAGAAAAGCGCCCCACTTAAACTACCAACCAAGCACTGTCTTCCATTACCCTCCTCAGGTAACAAAGTTAGAACCTTGACATTAAAAGAGAGGTGTTTCATTGGCGACTCCA
It encodes:
- a CDS encoding LAGLIDADG family homing endonuclease — translated: MRKINDIQKSYIAGFLDGDGSVYVKLKKNDTYRYGYQISPYITFYQKATYIDFLEKMKKMLGVGYTRSRKDGVAEYTIGDEKSLLEFAKQISPFSKLKSRQLRLLSSILKLKSKTKSAKDFIVLCKKIDMFKELNYSKKRTQDSKEVLKYLVSKDLLTP